One segment of Sandaracinaceae bacterium DNA contains the following:
- the ruvX gene encoding Holliday junction resolvase RuvX: MRRLGIDHGDKRVGLALSDEDGVFAQPFDTLDRKGLDALVIRIAEIVEERGVEEIVVGLPLHLDGREGASARRARRFSERVAERTGKPVVLWDERMSSMAAERALREGGLDGKAQRGKVDRVAASLLLQSYLDSRRGRQDAWDARSADDADDEDSPER; this comes from the coding sequence ATGCGGCGGCTCGGCATCGACCACGGGGACAAGCGGGTGGGCCTCGCGCTCTCGGACGAGGACGGCGTCTTCGCGCAGCCCTTCGACACGCTCGATCGCAAGGGGCTCGACGCCCTGGTCATCCGGATCGCCGAGATCGTCGAGGAGCGGGGCGTGGAGGAGATCGTGGTCGGCCTTCCGCTGCACCTCGACGGACGCGAGGGCGCCTCCGCGCGTCGCGCCCGCCGCTTCTCGGAGCGGGTGGCGGAGCGCACGGGCAAGCCGGTCGTGCTCTGGGACGAGCGCATGAGCAGCATGGCGGCCGAGCGCGCGCTCCGCGAAGGCGGGCTCGACGGCAAGGCGCAGCGCGGAAAGGTCGATCGGGTGGCGGCGAGCTTGCTGCTGCAGAGCTACCTCGACAGCCGGCGTGGGAGGCAGGACGCGTGGGACGCAAGAAGCGCGGACGACGCGGACGACGAAGACTCGCCCGAGCGCTGA
- the mltG gene encoding endolytic transglycosylase MltG — translation MGRKKRGRRGRRRLARALIATLALVVGAALVGLGWLVIVYPKARAGGRGREVRIQLAPGQSLDALAAELASAGAVERPRVFAVYARLLGADEHLRDGEILLTDDMTPRDVLQRIAIGFGAAEVRVTIPEGFHRFAIAERLERWGVTDADAFIAATEDRRLLDELGIEGPTAEGYLFPDTYRMPQDLEGEEVVRRLVGNWQRRTAPIFEAQQTRMAWLGRELAWGPHEALILASIVEKEAAVSEERPIIARVFINRLRSPDFHPKRLQADPTVSYGCLAAPSAAPSCARWEGGAITRSMLQDRANLYNTYRHEGLPPGPITNPGLASIRAVLDHEDHEYLYFVARGHGRHAFSATLEEHNAAVARFRESRR, via the coding sequence GTGGGACGCAAGAAGCGCGGACGACGCGGACGACGAAGACTCGCCCGAGCGCTGATCGCGACGCTGGCGCTGGTCGTCGGGGCGGCGCTCGTCGGGCTGGGCTGGCTCGTCATCGTCTACCCGAAGGCGCGCGCCGGAGGGCGCGGGCGTGAGGTGCGGATCCAGCTCGCGCCGGGGCAGAGCCTCGACGCGCTCGCGGCGGAGCTCGCGTCGGCCGGCGCGGTCGAGCGCCCGCGGGTGTTCGCGGTCTACGCCCGGCTGCTCGGCGCCGACGAGCACCTGCGCGACGGCGAGATCCTGCTCACCGACGACATGACGCCGCGCGACGTCTTGCAGCGGATCGCCATCGGCTTCGGCGCGGCGGAGGTGCGGGTCACCATCCCCGAGGGCTTCCACCGCTTCGCCATCGCCGAGCGGCTCGAGCGCTGGGGTGTGACCGACGCCGACGCGTTCATCGCGGCCACCGAGGATCGGCGCCTGCTCGACGAGCTGGGGATCGAGGGGCCGACGGCGGAGGGCTACCTCTTCCCCGACACCTACCGCATGCCGCAGGACCTGGAGGGCGAGGAGGTCGTGCGGCGCCTGGTCGGCAACTGGCAGAGGCGCACCGCGCCGATCTTCGAGGCGCAGCAAACCAGGATGGCGTGGCTCGGCCGCGAGCTCGCGTGGGGCCCCCACGAGGCGCTGATCCTCGCGTCCATCGTCGAGAAGGAGGCGGCGGTCTCCGAGGAGCGGCCGATCATCGCGCGCGTCTTCATCAACCGGCTCCGCTCGCCCGACTTCCACCCGAAGCGCCTCCAGGCGGATCCCACGGTCAGCTACGGTTGCCTGGCTGCACCATCCGCCGCCCCGAGCTGCGCCCGCTGGGAGGGCGGGGCCATCACGCGCTCGATGCTCCAGGACCGGGCCAACCTCTACAACACGTACCGCCACGAGGGGCTGCCGCCCGGCCCGATCACGAACCCCGGGCTCGCGTCGATCCGCGCGGTGCTCGACCACGAAGATCACGAGTACCTCTACTTCGTCGCGCGCGGGCACGGGCGCCACGCCTTCAGCGCCACCCTGGAGGAGCACAACGCCGCCGTCGCGCGCTTCCGCGAGTCACGTCGATGA
- a CDS encoding DUF72 domain-containing protein: MDLFQDPLPAPDPELVALAEAIPPHVRFGTSSWTFEGWRDLVYQKRYATKQAFVRESLREYAAHPLFDTVGVDRSYYAPLTREDWRAQAAQLPPGFRACSKVWGELTTRVFPRHDRYGERAGQPNPFFLDPPRFLESVLIPLIEGFDDHAGPLIVEIPPSPVATEPRAFAASIDRFLRGVPSEVPLAFELREPALLSDAYLSVLRRHPHASHVINLHTRMPTVREQMERGAIDAAGAGAPLVCRLMLPPGRRYAEMKEAYAPFDRIVEPQPEMRADVVALIEATRGVCELYVLVNNKVEGSSPLTVRGLVEELSASLSASTRTPPPSTR; this comes from the coding sequence ATGGACCTGTTCCAGGATCCGCTCCCCGCCCCCGACCCGGAGCTGGTCGCGCTGGCCGAGGCCATCCCGCCGCACGTGCGCTTCGGCACGTCGAGCTGGACCTTCGAGGGCTGGCGAGACCTGGTCTACCAGAAGCGTTACGCGACGAAGCAAGCCTTCGTGCGGGAGAGCCTGCGGGAGTACGCCGCGCACCCGCTCTTCGACACGGTGGGCGTCGACCGCAGCTACTACGCGCCCCTGACGCGCGAGGACTGGCGCGCCCAGGCGGCGCAGCTCCCGCCCGGGTTCCGCGCGTGCAGCAAGGTCTGGGGCGAGCTGACCACCCGCGTGTTCCCGCGTCACGATCGCTACGGTGAGCGCGCGGGGCAGCCGAACCCGTTCTTCCTCGACCCGCCGCGCTTCCTCGAGAGCGTGCTCATCCCGCTGATCGAGGGCTTCGACGACCACGCCGGCCCGCTGATCGTGGAGATCCCGCCGTCCCCGGTCGCGACCGAGCCGCGCGCCTTCGCGGCGTCGATCGATCGCTTCCTCCGGGGCGTGCCCTCCGAGGTGCCGCTGGCGTTCGAGCTCCGCGAGCCGGCGCTCCTGTCCGACGCCTACCTGAGCGTGCTCCGACGCCACCCGCACGCCAGCCACGTGATCAACCTGCACACCCGCATGCCGACGGTGCGGGAGCAGATGGAGCGGGGCGCCATCGACGCGGCGGGCGCGGGCGCGCCCCTGGTGTGCCGCCTGATGCTCCCGCCGGGCCGACGCTACGCCGAGATGAAGGAGGCGTACGCGCCCTTCGATCGGATCGTGGAGCCGCAGCCCGAGATGCGCGCCGACGTGGTCGCGCTCATCGAGGCGACGCGCGGCGTCTGTGAGCTCTACGTGCTGGTCAACAACAAGGTGGAGGGCTCGTCCCCGCTCACCGTGCGCGGCCTGGTCGAAGAGCTCTCGGCGTCTCTCAGTGCCAGCACGAGAACGCCGCCGCCATCGACGCGGTGA
- a CDS encoding NUDIX hydrolase: MASHAPSSRAAAALLIDRGGLWIVENRGPRGERYWTPPGGSVDAGESFEAGMVREVREETGLMIRDAELAFVHHVGAVRVQTYLTHDFARVGPPDDPDGVIVDVRRLPIEAALRLVRATAPRAISRPLDAWFAAETLGFERFTVAPSITRHVGLS; encoded by the coding sequence ATGGCGAGTCACGCTCCGAGCTCCCGCGCCGCCGCCGCGCTCCTGATCGACCGGGGCGGGCTCTGGATCGTCGAGAACCGCGGCCCGCGCGGTGAGCGCTACTGGACGCCCCCGGGCGGCAGCGTCGACGCCGGAGAGAGCTTCGAGGCGGGCATGGTGCGCGAGGTCCGCGAGGAGACCGGCCTGATGATCCGCGACGCGGAGCTCGCCTTCGTGCACCACGTCGGGGCCGTCAGAGTGCAGACCTATCTCACCCACGACTTCGCCCGAGTGGGCCCGCCCGACGATCCCGACGGGGTGATCGTCGACGTGCGGCGCCTGCCGATCGAGGCCGCGCTGCGGCTGGTTCGCGCCACCGCGCCCCGCGCGATCAGCCGACCGCTGGACGCCTGGTTCGCGGCGGAGACGCTCGGATTCGAGCGATTCACGGTTGCTCCCTCGATCACGCGCCACGTGGGTCTATCTTGA
- the cysC gene encoding adenylyl-sulfate kinase, whose amino-acid sequence MGATNVTWHHGEVSQQERERVLGHRGACVWLTGLSGSGKSTLARRVEKRLVERGVAAYVLDGDNLRHGLNADLGFGPEARQENVRRVGEVARLMVDAGVLVLSAFISPYRADRASVRGRFDEGRFVEVWVSTPLEVCERRDPKGLYQRARAGEIADFTGISAPYEAPEHAELEVDTSVDALDACAARVVDALAARGLLDAG is encoded by the coding sequence ATGGGCGCCACCAACGTCACCTGGCATCACGGAGAGGTCTCGCAGCAGGAGCGCGAGCGCGTGCTCGGCCACCGCGGGGCCTGCGTCTGGCTCACCGGCCTGAGCGGCTCGGGCAAGAGCACCCTCGCGCGCCGCGTCGAGAAGCGCCTCGTCGAGCGCGGCGTCGCGGCGTACGTGCTCGACGGCGACAACCTCCGCCACGGGCTCAACGCGGACCTCGGCTTCGGCCCCGAGGCGCGCCAGGAGAACGTGCGCCGGGTGGGCGAGGTCGCGCGCCTCATGGTCGACGCCGGCGTGCTCGTCCTGAGCGCGTTCATCAGCCCCTATCGCGCCGACCGCGCCAGCGTGCGCGGGCGCTTCGACGAGGGGCGCTTCGTGGAGGTCTGGGTCTCGACGCCGCTCGAGGTCTGCGAGCGCCGCGATCCCAAGGGCCTCTACCAGCGCGCCCGGGCCGGCGAGATCGCCGACTTCACCGGGATCAGCGCGCCCTACGAGGCGCCCGAGCACGCGGAGCTCGAGGTCGACACCAGCGTGGACGCGCTCGACGCGTGCGCGGCCCGGGTCGTCGACGCGCTCGCGGCGCGCGGCCTCCTCGACGCGGGCTGA
- a CDS encoding MBL fold metallo-hydrolase, with product METTIRFWGVRGSIASPGAHTVRTGGNTSCVEVQCGETTLVLDAGTGMRALGERMLAEGRREATILLSHLHWDHIQGLPFFLPAWLGGHRLTFAGMPGLRGALDAQMQPPCFPVRLSDMSAELHFRELGSELSVGDVRVRAAKLNHPGGVLGYRIEHAGTSVVYATDTEHYSCPDPHLVALAKDADVLIYDAMYTEDEYAGRVGPSKVGWGHSTWEAGVAVADAANVGRLVLFHHDPVRDDAAVDALERAAALRRPGTVAAREGDALVLRPDQGSRGHGSDSARGGERRAA from the coding sequence ATGGAGACGACGATTCGATTCTGGGGCGTGCGAGGCAGCATCGCGTCGCCCGGCGCGCACACGGTCCGCACGGGCGGCAACACGTCCTGCGTGGAGGTGCAGTGCGGCGAGACGACGCTCGTGCTGGACGCGGGCACGGGGATGCGCGCGCTGGGGGAGCGCATGCTCGCGGAGGGGCGTCGGGAGGCGACGATCCTCCTGTCCCACCTGCACTGGGATCACATCCAGGGGCTGCCGTTCTTCCTCCCGGCCTGGCTCGGCGGGCACCGGCTGACCTTCGCGGGAATGCCCGGGCTGCGGGGCGCGCTGGATGCACAGATGCAGCCGCCGTGTTTCCCCGTTCGCCTGTCCGACATGAGCGCGGAGCTGCACTTTCGCGAGCTCGGGAGCGAGCTGTCGGTCGGTGACGTGCGCGTGCGCGCGGCCAAGCTCAACCACCCGGGCGGAGTGCTCGGCTACCGCATCGAGCACGCGGGGACGAGCGTGGTGTACGCCACCGACACCGAGCACTACAGCTGCCCGGACCCGCACCTCGTCGCGCTGGCGAAGGACGCGGACGTCCTGATCTACGACGCCATGTACACGGAGGACGAGTACGCGGGCCGCGTCGGGCCGAGCAAGGTCGGCTGGGGCCACTCCACGTGGGAGGCCGGCGTGGCGGTGGCGGACGCGGCGAACGTGGGGCGGCTGGTCCTCTTCCACCACGACCCGGTGCGTGACGACGCGGCGGTCGACGCGCTCGAGCGCGCGGCTGCCCTCCGTCGGCCCGGCACCGTGGCCGCGCGCGAGGGTGACGCCCTGGTGCTGCGCCCCGACCAGGGCTCGAGGGGGCATGGCTCCGACTCCGCTCGGGGTGGGGAGCGCCGCGCCGCGTGA
- a CDS encoding sigma-54-dependent Fis family transcriptional regulator — MTRLSLLVDLASVLAREVDLDQLLRDVADTLALALGAERASVWLIDAEAGDLVTRVAVLPEVERLRQPLGRGVVGHVAARGAALRIDDAATDPRFDPSADERTGFRTRNILAVPIREAQGAPVRGVVQVLNRAAGSFDVEDERYLVAFGLQLGRALALTTLRADDASGPGLSLRGPFNRIVGRGPAMDAVYARILLAAGTDATVLLRGETGTGKTLLARAIHVNSPRSEGPFVTVDCTTLPRELVESELFGHERGAFTGADRRVTGRVERADGGTLFLDEVGDLPPEAQGKLLRFLQDRAFERVGGREELRSDCRVLCATHHDLERLVEEGRFRRDLYYRVRVVEVQVPSLRARGDEEIERLARHFAALYARRYGRPEPRFDDAALAALLSHPWPGNVRELEHWIESAIVLAADGAIRASAFPEARAPSAATSTSTSTSTLASTSAGGGVRLPHGLTASEARDAYVRATVAHVDGNQSEAARRLGVGRNTVARALRDDEP, encoded by the coding sequence ATGACCCGGCTCTCCCTCCTCGTCGACCTCGCGTCCGTGCTCGCCCGCGAGGTCGATCTGGACCAGCTCCTCCGCGACGTGGCCGACACGCTCGCGCTGGCGCTCGGCGCGGAGCGGGCCAGCGTCTGGCTCATCGACGCGGAGGCCGGCGACCTCGTCACGCGCGTCGCGGTGCTGCCCGAGGTCGAGCGGCTCCGCCAGCCGCTCGGGCGCGGGGTGGTGGGCCACGTCGCGGCGCGCGGGGCGGCCCTGCGGATCGACGACGCCGCGACGGATCCGCGCTTCGATCCGAGCGCGGACGAGCGGACCGGGTTCCGCACGCGGAACATCCTCGCGGTGCCCATCCGCGAGGCGCAGGGTGCGCCCGTGCGCGGCGTGGTGCAGGTGCTCAACCGAGCCGCGGGCTCCTTCGACGTCGAGGACGAGCGCTACCTCGTCGCGTTCGGCCTGCAGCTCGGGCGCGCGCTCGCGTTGACGACGCTGCGGGCCGACGACGCGAGCGGGCCGGGGCTCTCGCTGCGCGGCCCGTTCAATCGCATCGTCGGCCGCGGGCCGGCGATGGACGCGGTGTACGCGCGCATCCTGCTCGCGGCGGGCACGGACGCGACGGTGCTCCTGCGGGGCGAGACCGGCACGGGCAAGACGCTGCTCGCGAGGGCCATCCACGTCAACTCGCCCCGGAGCGAGGGCCCGTTCGTCACGGTCGACTGCACGACCTTGCCGAGGGAGCTCGTCGAGAGCGAGCTGTTCGGTCACGAGCGAGGCGCGTTCACGGGCGCGGACCGGCGGGTGACCGGTCGGGTGGAGCGAGCGGACGGCGGCACGCTCTTCCTCGACGAGGTAGGTGACCTGCCGCCCGAGGCACAGGGCAAGCTGCTGCGCTTTCTCCAGGACCGCGCGTTCGAGCGCGTCGGAGGCCGGGAGGAGCTCCGGAGCGACTGCCGCGTGCTCTGCGCCACCCATCACGACCTCGAGCGGCTCGTGGAGGAGGGCCGCTTCCGGCGCGACCTCTACTATCGCGTGCGGGTGGTGGAGGTGCAGGTCCCGAGCTTGCGCGCGCGCGGCGACGAGGAGATCGAGCGGCTCGCGCGCCACTTCGCGGCCCTCTACGCCAGGCGCTACGGGCGGCCCGAGCCTCGCTTCGACGACGCGGCGCTCGCGGCGCTCCTCTCGCACCCGTGGCCCGGCAACGTGCGAGAGCTGGAGCACTGGATCGAGAGCGCGATCGTGCTGGCCGCGGACGGCGCGATCCGCGCGAGCGCGTTCCCCGAGGCGCGGGCTCCGAGCGCGGCCACGTCCACGTCCACGTCCACGTCCACGTTGGCGTCCACGTCGGCGGGCGGCGGCGTGCGCTTGCCGCACGGGCTGACCGCCAGCGAAGCCCGCGACGCGTACGTGCGCGCCACCGTCGCCCACGTGGACGGGAACCAGAGCGAGGCGGCGCGTCGGCTCGGCGTCGGGCGCAACACCGTCGCGCGCGCCCTGCGGGACGACGAGCCGTAG